The genomic window TATTAAAAATAGAAGAAGAACAATAAGATAAAAGAACAAGGAGCAAGGAATAAAGATTAGCTATTAAAATCATTGTTCTTTGCTCCTTCATCCTTATTCCAACATATGCAAGCAAAAACACTAGGCGAATTAAAAGCCACCTCATACCAATCTTTAAGCGTTAAAGACGAATTAAGGAAGAACTTAATCATACAACTACAAAACAAGGAAGCAGGTTTCGAAGGTATCTTAGGTTACGATGAAACGGTAATTCCAGAATTACAGACTGCGATATTAGCTCGTCACAACGTGCTGTTGTTAGGGCTACGTGGACAAGCGAAAACTCGTATTGCCCGTTTAATGGTCAACTTGTTAGACGAATACATTCCGTACATTGAGGGAAGCGAGATATTTGATGATCCATTGAACCCGATTTCGTGGTTTGGCCGCAATGAAATTGAAACCAAAGGCGACAACACCCCAATTGCTTGGCTACACCGCAGCGAACGCTATACAGAAAAGTTAGCCACGCCTGATGTTACCGTAGCCGATCTAATTGGCGATGTTGACCCTATTAAAGCTGCAAACTTAAAACTTACTTACAATGACGAACGTGTAATTCATTTTGGCCTAATCCCAAGAGCACACCGCAGCATTTTTGTAATTAATGAATTGCCCGATTTACAGGCTCGTATTCAAGTGGCTTTGTTTAACATGCTGCAAGAAAAAGACATCCAAATTCGTGGTTTTAAATTGCGTTTACCTTTAGATATTCAGTTTGTATTTACTGCAAACCCCGAAGATTATACCAACCGTGGTAGCATTGTAACACCGCTGAAAGACAGAATTGAAAGTCAGATTTTAACGCACTACCCAAAAACGGTTGAGATTTCGAGAAAAATTACTTTCCAAGAAGCTAAATTAACCCAAGAGCAGCGCTTAATAGAAGCAGATGGCTTAGTGAAAGATTTGGTAGAGCAAGTGGCTTTCGAAGCCCGCAAGAGTGAATACATTGATCAAAAATCAGGAGTTTCTGCTCGGTTAACCATCTCTGCTTTCGAGAATTTGATTAGTAACGCAGAGCGAAGAATGTTGGTAAACAAAGAGAAATCAACGTTTGTGCGTATCTCAGATTTTAGTGGCATTATCCCAGCAGTTACCGGCAAAATTGAATTGGTTTATGAAGGGGAATTGGAAGGCCCCGCAAAAGTTGCTCATACCTTAATTGGCAAGGCAATTAAACATCTGTTTGCAAGGTATTTCCCAGACCCAACCAGAGCCAAGAAAAGTAAAACGGCTAATCCATACACCCAAATTACCGAATGGTTTACCGAAGGCAACAACGTTGATATTGACGACAATCTAACTTCGTCCGATTATAAAAAAGAACTCCACAAAGTACCTGGGTTAGCAGAAATGGTAAAAACTTTTCATCCTAAATTGAGTGAAAACCAAACTTTGTTATTGATGGAATTTGTGTTGCACGGTTTATCTGAGTATTCGCAATTGAACAAAAATTATCTGAACGGTGGGTTCGGTTTTTCTGACATGTTCGATAGTTTGTTCAACGCAGATATAGATGAAGACGATGAAGATTTTGGGTAGTCGTTAGCACGTCATTTCGACGAGGAACGAGGAGAAATCTAGCAAAAAGCTATAGGTCGTTAGATTTCTCTCTCGCTACGCTCCAGTCTAATGACGGAAAGCCTAGAAGACTTACGAAGTTTTTAAACGGCGAAGCCCTCAACTTTACCATTAGGAATAACAAAAACTTCAAAGTTAAACTTCGTAAGTCTCAAATTAAAAGCTGAAACAAATCATCTTCAAAATCATCTAACTAAAAAATTAATTTTACACCCCAATGGGAAGAACAATATTTTTAACAATACTCTGCTTCGTTGTAATTCTACTAGATTTTTATTGCTATTACGCAATTGTAGCAGTTTTTAAAAACTGGAAAAATCGCACTAAAAAGATCTTTAAAATTACTTGGTGGAGCATTAGCATTACCTTAATTTTAGGTGTTTTTGCTGCTATCTACCTTAACCTATTCTTATCAGCACGGGCGATTATTTTAGTGGCCTTCTTTTTAATTAGTACGGGCAAGCTGGTTATGCTACCATTTTTGCTAATTGATGATTTACGAAGATTAACGATTAAAATCTTTAGGAAGTTAAAGACCGAAGAGCAAAGACCGACGTCTGAGGCTATAACAAACAACAATACAGCAATAGCACAATCCAACAATAAAATTGCTGGCGAGCCTATCACTCGTTCTGCATTCTTAGTTAAAGCAGGTTTAATTGCAGGTGCTGTACCCTTAAGCTCGTTAAGCTGGGGCATTATTTCTGGCGCTTATGATTACCAAATTAGACGAGTGACTTTAAAACTTCCCAACCTTCCCAAAGCTTTCGATGGTATTACCTTAGCACAAATTACAGATATCCACTCTGGAAGTTTTTATAATAAAACAGCGGTAAAAGGCGGCGTAGAAATGTTAATGGCAGAAAAACCAGATTTTGTTTTTTTCACGGGAGATTTGGTAAACAACCTCACGAGCGAGGTAAAAGACTATCAGGATATTTTTAGCAAAGTAACAGCTCCACTAGGCGTGTATTCTGTATTAGGTAACCACGATTATGGCGATTATCATTTTGGTAAAGGTACATCCCCAGCCAAGGTAAAAAACCTACAAGATATGGTAGCTACGCATAAAATTATGGGTTGGGATTTGCTAATGAACGAAAATAGAAGATTAAAAGTTGGTGGCGAAGAAATTGGCATTGTTGGGATAGAAAACTGGGGCATGGGCCGTTTTCCTAAGTATGGAAAAATGGAATTGGCAATGCAAAACACCCAAGATTTGCCTGTAAAACTTTTATTATCTCATGACCCATCGCACTGGCGTGGCGAGGTTTTAGAAAAGTACAAAGATATAGACGTGGCTTTTGCCGGGCATACCCATGGTATGCAGTTTGGAGTACGTTTAAAAGATGTACAGTGGAGCCCAGTACAATACATTTACAAAGAATGGGCAGGTTTGTACCGAGAACAACAACAGCTGTATGTTAATGTAGGCTATGGCTTTTTAGGCTACCCAGGGCGTGTTGGTATGTTGCCAGAAATTACGATATTTACTTTAAGCAGAGCTTAATAAGTTGCGGGTTATGAGTTAAGAGTTACGTGTCTCGGCGCTTTAAACCCGCAACCAATAACTTGTAACTCGTAACCCAATAGATGCTTAAAAAACTAGGTACATCCATTCTTGATTTTTTACTGTTCAGCAATATTTTTA from Pedobacter sp. SL55 includes these protein-coding regions:
- a CDS encoding sigma 54-interacting transcriptional regulator, with amino-acid sequence MQAKTLGELKATSYQSLSVKDELRKNLIIQLQNKEAGFEGILGYDETVIPELQTAILARHNVLLLGLRGQAKTRIARLMVNLLDEYIPYIEGSEIFDDPLNPISWFGRNEIETKGDNTPIAWLHRSERYTEKLATPDVTVADLIGDVDPIKAANLKLTYNDERVIHFGLIPRAHRSIFVINELPDLQARIQVALFNMLQEKDIQIRGFKLRLPLDIQFVFTANPEDYTNRGSIVTPLKDRIESQILTHYPKTVEISRKITFQEAKLTQEQRLIEADGLVKDLVEQVAFEARKSEYIDQKSGVSARLTISAFENLISNAERRMLVNKEKSTFVRISDFSGIIPAVTGKIELVYEGELEGPAKVAHTLIGKAIKHLFARYFPDPTRAKKSKTANPYTQITEWFTEGNNVDIDDNLTSSDYKKELHKVPGLAEMVKTFHPKLSENQTLLLMEFVLHGLSEYSQLNKNYLNGGFGFSDMFDSLFNADIDEDDEDFG
- a CDS encoding metallophosphoesterase, yielding MGRTIFLTILCFVVILLDFYCYYAIVAVFKNWKNRTKKIFKITWWSISITLILGVFAAIYLNLFLSARAIILVAFFLISTGKLVMLPFLLIDDLRRLTIKIFRKLKTEEQRPTSEAITNNNTAIAQSNNKIAGEPITRSAFLVKAGLIAGAVPLSSLSWGIISGAYDYQIRRVTLKLPNLPKAFDGITLAQITDIHSGSFYNKTAVKGGVEMLMAEKPDFVFFTGDLVNNLTSEVKDYQDIFSKVTAPLGVYSVLGNHDYGDYHFGKGTSPAKVKNLQDMVATHKIMGWDLLMNENRRLKVGGEEIGIVGIENWGMGRFPKYGKMELAMQNTQDLPVKLLLSHDPSHWRGEVLEKYKDIDVAFAGHTHGMQFGVRLKDVQWSPVQYIYKEWAGLYREQQQLYVNVGYGFLGYPGRVGMLPEITIFTLSRA